A window of the Lactuca sativa cultivar Salinas chromosome 7, Lsat_Salinas_v11, whole genome shotgun sequence genome harbors these coding sequences:
- the LOC111882258 gene encoding protein RGF1 INDUCIBLE TRANSCRIPTION FACTOR 1 — protein MGIRKPAWLEALYAQKFFTACPIHVNSKKNEKNICCLDCCISICPHCVHIHRFHRLLQVRRYVYHDVVRMEDLERLIDCSNVQAYTINSAKVVFIKKRPQNRQFKGSGNYCTSCDRSLQEPFIHCSLGCKVDFVLKHYRDLTPFLRVCNSLQLGPDFFIPNDTGDDEMTNETPHSTVVDSDDPMSSGSGSSGSENMSMMCTGFVRKKRSGLYSCERFSSKVHSEEDMATSMSRRKGIPQRSPMC, from the exons ATG GGAATTCGAAAGCCAGCTTGGTTAGAAGCTCTCTACGCACAGAAATTCTTCACAGCGTGCCCGATTCATGTTAACTCaaagaagaacgagaagaatatATGTTGTTTAGATTGTTGCATTAGCATATGTCCACACTGTGTGCACATTCATCGGTTCCATAGACTCCTTCAAGTTCGACGCTATGTATACCATGATGTTGTTCGGATGGAAGATCTAGAGAGGCTTATCGATTGCTCAAATGTTCAA GCTTATACCATTAATAGTGCAAAAGTggtgttcatcaagaagagaccTCAGAACAGACAATTTAAGGGGTCAGGGAATTATTGCACTTCTTGTGATAGAAGCCTTCAAGAACCCTTTATCCATTGCTCTTTAGGGTGTAAG GTGGATTTTGTGCTGAAACATTATAGAGACCTCACACCCTTCCTAAGGGTATGCAATTCATTACAGCTTGGCCCCGATTTCTTCATTCCGAACGACACTGGGGATGATGAAATGACTAACGAGACACCTCACTCGACCGTTGTTGACTCAGATGACCCGATGAGTTCAGGGTCGGGTTCATCTGGGTCTGAAAACATGAGCATGATGTGCACCGGGTTCGTAAGGAAGAAAAGGAGTGGACTTTATTCTTGTGAAAGGTTTTCGAGTAAGGTTCATTCTGAAGAAGACATGGCAACAAGCATGAGTAGAAGAAAGGGAATTCCTCAAAGGTCACCAATGTGTtga